The genomic stretch ctgctctgggtggagggggagcccGCAGAGCCAAGCTGGAGGTCTGCGCTGGGGGCGTCTGTACTGTGCTCTGGGGGAGTGGTGGTCATGGTTTCCAGGTTGGGTGGGAGAGTGGTTACCCTCAACCTCAGGCAGTTTGGGGGAATAGAAGGCCCTTTGGTCTTCTCATCAAATGGCTGACCAACCTCTTGGCTTGAGGACATGCTACTGGTGTCAGGGGAGGAGTAGGGCCTTACCCTGATGGTGCGGCCTGGCATCTTGGTTTTCATCATTCTGAGGATCAGGTATGTGCTCATCACTCTGTCAAATTTTCTTTGTGCTACTGACTCCTGGATGTCATCCTGCTTAAAGCCGAGGCTCTGCATCATTTCTGTTACCTGGGGGTCCAAGTCACCCCAGGGCAGCTCGCTGTATGGCCTCAGCGTCTCCTCCTGGCCCTTGTTGAGCCAGGGGTCCTTCATTACATCTTCCAGGGTCGGTCTTCGGCTAGGGTTGACAGTGAgtaattttcttaaaagttttttaaCCTCCCTTGACATGAAGTGTGGTAGATGGTAATGTCCACTTATTATCTGCCTCTTCACGTTCACAAAGTTGTCCCCCTCAAACGGCACCACCCCTGTCAGCATCCTGTACAAGACCACCCCCAGGCTCCATACATCCGTTTTGCGGCCATCATAGGTATGACGCTGCAAGATCTCTGGGGCCGAATAGCAGATGGTGCCACAGAAGGTGCTCTGTTTATCATTGCTCACTTCCCTACTGAAGCCAAAGTCTGCTAATTTAACGGTCATATCACTGTCTACGAGAATGTTGTCTGGCTTCAGGTCCCTGTGGACAATACCCCGCTGGTGGCAGTACTGGACCGCGGATACTACCTGCCGGAACACGGTGCGGGCTTCCCCCTCATTCATTTGGCCATAGTTCTCCAAGTACTCAAGTAAGTCCCCTCCGCTCACATGCTCCATAACGAGAAAAAACTTGTCCTTGGTGGCAATCACCTCAAATAACTTTGTGATATTTGGgtgatttaatttcttaaaacaatGGACCTCTTGAAAATATCTAGAGATGCCCTGCCGTCTAATGGCTTTTACAACCACCTGTGCCCTGGTCAGCAAATGCCGGGCCAACCACACCTCGGCAAACCATCCCTTGCCGATGGTGTCCAAGAGGAGGTAATCGCCAATACAGCGCTCCTTGTTGGCAGAGTGGGCTGCAAAGGCATTAAACATGGcaccttcaaaataaaaagaaaaaaataacaaaatgaaaaaacaacgcCAAAACAAGCTAAGGAGTCCAAGTCCACAGGTCACCAAAAATCAGCTTCCTGGGCTACAACGGACAAAAACCTCTGCCTGGTCAGGGTCTTATATAGGAGTGGTTTGCAATTGCATCACAGTGGCACCTTGTGAAGTCAGAGCAAGAAATGGACCAATCACGGCTGGGGTGTGGTTTGCAGTTCCATCACAATGGCTCCTTATGAGGTCAGAGCAAGAAATGAACAATCACAGCTGTAAATAAACCACAGAGGTTTTCTAAGTTTTTGGTCTCAATACTCATACTCTGGGAAAAACAACGCCCAAAGAGCTTTTTATTTATGTGGGATATTAAATATTGATATTTactttattagaaatgaaaatctgTAAGATGCAAGTATACAAACATTCAAAGGAAAAGTCTGACTGATTCTCATGCTCCAGGCCTCAGTTCAGATATCACCTGCTTAGAGAAGACGCTCCTGATCCATCCATTCCTACCTGCCTCACCCAGCTGATCAGGTTTGTCATCTTCATAGCACTGACCACAGTGTGGCTGATTCTTGTTTACTGTCTGTCCTTCCCATGAAGGGAGGAGCATGACTATAGTGTTCCCTGAGTCTAGCACAGTGAGTGGCAACAAAGCAAGTATGTAATACATAGAAAAGTTTGGgggaacaaaatgaaatatttccaaatacttatttaattaaagtgattcataaaaaataactaagaaaTTCATGTTCTGTTCCCACTCAGCTTTTGAGGCAGATAAGACAGGACAGAGGAGGGCTAAAGTGTGGGTTTCTAGGCATGTGGGTGCTTAGTGAAGCTGAGGAAAGGCCAACAGGTAGGAGCCTTGCTATCGAGATTAAGGAAAGCATTTATTCCTCTGGTCGTACTTGGAAGCAATGAATTTGGATCTGCAATGAGACTGCAGTGTATTTTTATACTTTGAATATTCATTGACAGATTACACAGAGGACTTCTGACCTTGAGCAGGCCACTTAGGTAAATTTCTGTGCTACTTAAATGAACCATCTCTGTGGAAAGAAACAATAATGAGGCTTGTTAATTTACATTTGTAAACACACTGAAATCTCTGGATGAAATAATTTCTACAGGGGTTCAAAGGGTGAGGTAATATGTTGGGGCAAATTGTACCCTTtatggaaggagaaagggagtaGGTAGGCTTGAGGACACTTAGGGGGAGCCTCTGGCACATTATATTTCAAACTAATACTTGAAGAAAGCTCCCTACTTTCAGGATATCGAGTGTTTTAAACATGTATAagttattattctagtaattattttcctttaacatttccttCCTACAGTCTCAGTTTGTGTAATCTTTAGAGGGATTAGCCTGTGAGTTTTTCCCTCTACAACATTTTAGTTTGTTATTTTTACCTACATCAGTGATACTCAGCTCCTAAGCATGACAGTCTCTGTTGCTGAGCTGATTGGGACCCAAAGGGGGTTACCACATCAATTCTATTCAGATGTTTACAAGTTCCAGTCAGAGATTAAATAAgcttagaaaggaaaaaagagagaaaaattctaAGAAAGCTGTCAGTGTAAGACTTACTAGTAATTATAtacaattagaggcctggtgcacacaaattcgtgcatgggtggggtctggctggcccaccccaattgggctgattggggcaggccagcaagggggaggggctgcagaaacttggccagctggccccaccccctggtcaaactcccatagaggggacaatttgcatattagccttttattatataggattataagaaTGGCATTAATATTTACTTAGAAATAATTCCAACAAAATAGGACATTTTCTGATCTCTTTCAGCCAGGTAAATACAGACTCAAAGATAAGACATTTAATGTAAAACTGTCAAGGCAAAAGCCAAGCTCTGGATAAGTCTAATTTGAGGTCTCTTACACTCTGGGGTGTTCAATCAGGTGAATGAGATACAATTTTGGGGCCTTTtaagattaaaaacataaattcatGGATCAGTACTTTTTAACCTTGCAACTCAGGGATTGGTTAGCAATATCTACCATGGTCCACTACAGCCAAGCTGGAGGGAGTCCTTGTAGAGATGTTGTTGTCAACACCATTTATCCTCTCCATGCCTTCTACCCATCCAAAGTTTTAGGTGACTATGTGATCATGCCTGAGCATTATACTTTCTGCCAGAGACACAGTGATTATTTCAAGAATCAACATGTGAGCTAGTAAGAGCCAAGGAGACTGACAGAAACGTGTCCTTATGCTTTGACCTGTGAGCATGTACGCCTGGCACTGCTCTCAGCCATCTTGCCACCACCAGGAGCCTGAGAGGGAAGCATGTGAATGCTCAGAGTTGAGGATGACACCATTTGAAATCCTGAATCCAGACACTGAAACACTCCTGCATTTTTTAGTGAAGTGACCCAGTAAATTTCTATTTTTGCTTGaaccatttatttttgtcttttacaaCCAAAAGGGTCCTAACAAGGTGTAGGTAAGCTAGAGAATTGATTTATCTGCCAGCGGATGAGCAGTGACCAAGCTTCCTGGTTTATAGCAGCCTGTATTACTGATTTAGCAATTGTCTGCAATGCAAGAGAGGTTAGGTACACTTTTCCTCAAGGCTTCCCATTTAAGATTTACATTTGAATTGggctaaaatataatatttagctATTCAAGCTGACAGCAGAGACACTTGGTTTGATGCAGCTAGTGGTGCCAATATCAGAATTAATATAATGGTTCCATTTCTAAACAATAACAGTATAAATCACCTGGAAGGGCAATTCAAATATATAGGCCTTATTTCCACTGGCAAATGGAGCATGGAGCCTCCCTTGCCTGTCTTATACTGGCAGCTTTCTTTGAATTCTTGTGTTAGAGGCAGGTTCTGGTGAAGCTAGCTGCCAACCCACTAAGGTTTAGAAATGGCTGTGGGAAATCATTGCTGTCTTAATGGCAAAAATGCTCTTGTAATGGTTTTCTAAGAGGTAACAGAAGCAGAGTGAAGCTTTCTGGTGTTGGGATAAAGATGTAGGGCTGTTTGGGAGGGAGCTGTGAGCTCCAATTAAGAAAAGGGAgctttattttatccatttctaCCTTTAGTTAGTATACTTATTCAAACATTCTAAGTGTAAggcactgggggggagggaggggagggtttATTAATTGTCTGTGGAGGTGCATCTCTGCTCATATGAAGTCCAGGAAGAGTACAGACAACAAACataaacaagtgaataaaatGATAATGTAATACAGGTAACATATGAAAACGGAGTTCTGAATTAAAGAATTACAGGGAGAGGTATCTGCTGTGATGGTCTACCTGGTGGAGTGACACTGGAGATGAGACCTGGAGGTGAGAAGGAGCCAGGTGTGTAAGGAGTGCAGGACAAGCAtcctagccagaggctggggtggaACAAGAGAGAGGGCCGTTCAAAGGCCTAAAAGAAAGCCAGGTTGGCTGTAGCATAGTGATAGATGGAGAGCAAAGATGAGGTTGCAAGAGAGtcaggacccaaataaataaaatcagaaatgaaagaggggaagAAACAACACCAAAGAAGtacaaaggattgttaagaaaatattatgaacaactatatgccaataaatcaaacaatctggaagaaatggctAAATTCCTAGAAGCTTACAACATTCCATAACTAAATCAGGACGAAGCAGATAATCTGAATAGATAGATTACAACCattgaaattgaagcaataataataaccaaagaaacaaaaaaacttccaacaaacgaAAGCCCtggatgccctagccagtttggctcagtggatagagtgttggtctgaggactgaagggtcccaggtttgattcccacccAGTgtaaatgcctgggttgtgggctcgatccccagtaaggggcgtgcaggaggcagccgatcaatgattctctctcatcattgatgtttctatctctctccttctcccttcctctctgaaatcaatagagaaatatatttaattttaaaaaataagccctgAACCAAGTggctttaccaaacattcaaataagaactaacacctatccttctcaaactattccaaataattcaagaggagggaagactcctaagctcattttatgaggccagaattatcctaattctaaaaccagataaagacactacaaagaaataaattataggccaatgtccctaatgaacatagatgctgaaatcctaagcaaaatattagcaaaccaaatccaacaatacattaaaaagatcacacactacaataaagtgggatttattctgaggaTGAAGATTGgtacaataaatgtgatataccatataaaaaaattgaatgataaaaaccatataatcatatcaaaagagtcagaaaaaaagctttttatgaaacccagcacccatttattataaaaattctcaacaaggtGGGGATAGAGGGAACATACAATGTAATAAaaggcatcctacctaataaaagagtaatatgcaaattgaccctaactccactacaccccaagccacacccaccagccaatcaggagcagatatgccaataaacccaaccaagatggctacagccacagagagcaaggtttcccaggcaacagagaaagccaagctttccacctgcccttgcaggcctaagcctccactcaagctacaaagtttcaattatagaaggtaaacaaattcaaacaaatggcagcagaatggagagagagcaggccagggttgcccccaggcaacgaaggaagccaagctttccacatgccctggctggcctacgcctccactctaggctacaaagtttcaattatagaaggtgaattaaccccaacaaaAATGCCTGCCATCACGCTTGGAGcgagaaggcttggctctgctccaggctacaaagttttaattatagaaggtaaataaattccagataccagggcctccgcttgggtcaccagggggcatggctggcctgcaaaccaccacaggccccgtgctcaggccgccccacaccccaagggaacccctatcctgatctgggacatccttcagggcaaaccagctggcccccactcctgcaccaggcctctatcctacctaataaaagagtaatgtgcagccgaaaccggtttggctcagtggatagagcgtcagcctgtggactgaaaggtcccaggttcgattccggtcaagggcatgtaccttggctgcgggcacatccccagtagggggtgtgcaagaggcagctgatcgatgtttctctctcatcgatgtttctaactctctatccctctctcttcctctctgtaataaaatcaataaaatatatttaaaaaaaaaaaaagagtaatgtgcagattgaccatcactcctacacacaagatggttgcccccatgtggtcaaagatcctgcccccatgtggacacaagatggccactacaagatggccagcaggggagggcagttgggaggcaccaggcctgcaagggagggcagttgagagggaccaggcctgcaagggagggcagttggaggcgatcaagcctgcaggggagggcagttaggggtgaccaggccagcagaggatggaagttgggggcaaacaggctggcaggggagcagttaggcatcaatcaggctggcagcggagtggttaggtggtgatcagaagcggttaggggcaatcaggaaggcaggcaggcgagcagttgggagtcagcagtcctggattgtgagagggatgttcgactgcccgtttaggcctgagatcgggcctaaacgggcagtcggacatccctcgaggggtcccagattggagagggtgcaggctgggctgaggggcacccccactccgtcatgaatttcatgcaccgggcctctagtctataattataaaagcataatatgcaaatcagccaaatagcagaacaaccatctggacaaccatgctatgacatgcactggcgccaggccagccaaggtgggtgagatgcgattggtcggggggccACCATCGCTCCACGattgcccctcagagggaggcccaggccaccagccagtgggGCAATTAATGGTGGGTTCCTGTGATCGCCCaaaaaagggaggcccaggccactctcTGTGGGGAAATTGATCAGAGGGCTCCAGGGAATCGGGGATGTGTGGCAGTGGttgtgggcagtgccaggccaaggtgggtgcaggtggggggcagggctaaGGATGCAAAAGCCTACCCTTgctcgaatttcatgcattggccctctagtatatgataaaacaCACAACCAGTaacatacttaatgggcaaaacctacatagtactggaagtcctaacctcagcaattagacaaaaagaagaaataaaaggcatccaaactggaaggaaataagtaaaattgtcattatttgcagatgacatgatactttatatagagaaccctaaagattctccAAAAAACTAtgagaactgataaatgaattcaataaaatagcaggatacaaaatcaagacccaaaaatctatggcttttttgtacaccaataatgaattatcagaaagaaaaattaaacaatcccatttatcactgaaacaataaaattaagacatttcagaataaacttaaccaaggaggcaaaagacctatactcagataATTATAAGACACTATAGAAAGAAACTGAGGAGgatacaaataagtgaaagcatatgcCATATTCATGGGTacaaagaattaacatcattaaaatatccatactactcaaagcaatctacagattcaacttaattcctatcaagataccaatggagtatttcacagaactagaacaattGTCAaagatttatatggaaccacaaaagaccctgaatagtagCAACAAACTTGAGAATGAagtacaaagttggaggaatcacactacatAATATGAAACTATGTTACAAGGCCATAGCAATCAAAATAACATGCTATAGctgtctaaaataaaaaaaacacagaaaataaaaagtgctgATGAGGATTTGGAGCAACAAACTTTCATACACTGCTTACtggaatataaaattatactatcactttggaaaaaaaattagcaatttcttaaaagttaaatataaataaaaaataggtcTCAGCCATTTGATCATAAGTATCTACcactagagaaataaaaacacagagagatataaacatgACTGTTCATTTCAGTTttattcagaatagccaaaaACTATAAATAACCGAAATGTCCATCAATATATATGTAATGGACAAATATGGCATGTATTTCCATACAACGGAATACTACTAATCTGTAAAGAGaatctatgtatatatacaatAAATGTGTTAACTCAAAATTATTCTGAGAGaaagaaactatattttaaaaagataatataatgcaggtatatgcaaaaaaatgaaactagaccaccaacttacaccacacataagaataaactcaaaatggatagaaaaaacaaaggtaataaaactcagacatctcatgtagcagtaTTTTTAtggatacactagaggcctggtgcatggattcgtgcaccagtggggtccctcagcctgacctgcgccctctcacaatccaggacccctcgggggatgtcagactgccagtttcaggccaatccctgcaggccgcCTGACATCTCTCCAGGaatgtagtagtgcatgaagtggcaggtggccaagGAGGAGCCCAAGCCAAGGCTAGGgactgctcccactcatcctggccctgcagcagctgctgccaccaccactcagttgcactgctgcagaggtgggagaggctcacgttGCATCAGCTGCGCTGGCCAGTCGTGAGCCTGGTGTATggcgcccatcagtcagctgagcggctctcctgctgtgggagtgcactggccaccagggggcagcttctgcattgagcgtctgccccctggtggtcagtgcacatcatagtgaccagtcaaccggttgttcagtagcttaggcttttatataaatagattgccttggacaaagaaacaaagaaaaatttaacaaatgggactacatcaaactaaaaaagcttctacataataaaagaaactgtctacaaaatgaaaagggaacctactGTATGTGAAAACAtactcaccaatgatacatctgaaaagggcttaatttccaaaatatacaaagaactcatacacctCAACACCAGAaagccaaacaatccaattaaaaaatggataaagggcccggccagtgttgctcagtggttgagcatcaacctatgaaccaataggtcacagtttgattccccgtcagggcacctgcctggatTGGAGGCTCAATCacttggcgggggagggggggtatgaaggaggcagctgatctattaTTCTCaatattgattttctatctctctccctctcccttctctgaaatcaatattatatatatattttttcttttttttaaatgggcaaatgacctgaatagacacttcaccaaagaggacatacaggtggccaaaagacacaggaaaaaatgctcaatattaccaatcatcagagagatgcatattaaaatgacaatgagggatcacctcacacctgccagaatggctaccatcaataaatcaacaaacaagtgctggtgaggatgtggagaaaagggaaccctagtactagtacaatgctggtgggaatgcagactggtgcatttCCCATAGCCACTATGGGAACCAGtgtggagtttcatcaaaaaattaaaaatggatctgccatttgacttAGTGATCCcattcttggaatatatcctaagaatcccaaaacactaatcagaaaaaatatatgcacccctatgttcatagcagaagatctggaaacagcctaagtgtccatcagtagacgaCTGGATTAAAAAGCTATGGTACGTTTACACAATGAgatactatgcaactgtaaaaaagaagaatctcttaccctttgagacagcatagatggacctggagactactatgctaagcaaaataaccaagttagagaaagacaaacatcacatgatctcacatataagtggaatctaatgaacaaaataaactgatgaacaaaataggcacAGAGGTATGGATATATGGAACAGGATAACAGATCTCAGttggggggttggaggggtgaggaagagattaaccgaagaacatatatgcatatggaCACAGACGATAGCATGGAGAAGggcaaaaaaggagaaaatgggagacatctgtaatactgtcaacaataaaattaaattaactgCATAtagtatattattccatttacataaaagtCTAAATATGCATATTGATCTCTATGGTAAAAGGCAATGGGTGGCTGCCTGAGGTTAAAGGCAGTAGATGGAATTGACTGCAAAGGGGCATGAGGATCCTTCTGGGGATGATGGGAATATTGTGTCTTGATTGAGGTAGTGGTTCATAGGAGTACACATCTGTGATTTTTATAAGTCTTCTCTAATCAATTTGGATAATTACCTCAGAAATAATAATTCTGAATCCTCTCTATAACCCGAGATCATGAAGAAGTGAGCTGCTCATtagctattttcattttacataaaaagaaGAGGAGCAAAGGCATTCAGTCAGGAAACTGGAATCACATCTTCAAAAGCAAGTTTGTTTAAGGAAGAAGTGAGGCGTGTATTCTAGGGCTTGAGCAAAGAAGTAGGTACTGAGGATAATGGTATTGGGTAAAACAGGCCAAGGCAAGTGATTCAAAATCACCCTACATTTAGGGAACTAAAGGGGGATTTGCATCCCATAAGTGGAGACATCAATTCCTCAATTATGATATTCCATAGTATAGACAGAAAGTCTATAAAGTCAAAGGATAGAATGAGGGTGTtatattgtatttaataaaaagaatctgACTTGCCCTTCATACTACTTAGTCTACAGAACTGTCAGCATTTCATTAGAAGTGTTCATTCTCTTTCACTTAGTGATGATGGCAAAAAAATGTTCCTGTTTCCCCATGGGAGGTAGGATGAACTATTAGGAACCCCTCTCCTGGCAGAACCCCAGGTCCTGATGGCTGTCCTGCAGAGGCACCTGCCAGAAAACACTCTTGCATTACCTGTGGACGCATTTAATGAAGTAAACGGATTGCTTTTAGGCAAAGGAAAAGCTACTAAGAAAATGAGGTCAGGGCTGAAAAGTAGGCTTTATCAGATTCTTGTCTTCTCCAAACCAGAACTATATCATCTTTATGAAAATGTTCACAACGTAGCTGGAGAAAGGgaaacaaagtaatttttttttaaatgaccttcctttgtttagagaaaaaaacaattgtGAAACTGTAAAACTCACATGAGTTTCAAAGTTTATTTATTACAGAATTTATAATTATGGGACCTCAAAAATACAGTAACTATTAtcaaactactagaggcctggtgcatgaaattcgtgcacggaggggggttttccctctgcccagcctgcaccctctccaatctgggacccctcaagggatgtctgactgcccgtttaggcccgatcctacctggcagtcggacatccctctcacaatccaggactgctggctcccaactgctcacctgcctgccttcctgattgcccctaaccgcttctgcctgccaacctgatcaccccctaaccactccgctgccagcctgattgatgcttaactgcttccctgccagcctgtttgcccccaacttccctcctctgctggcctggtcacccctaactgccctcccctgcaggcttgatcacctccaactgccctcccttgcaggtctggtccctctcaactgccctcccttgcaggcctggtgcctcccaactgccctcccctgctgtccatcttgtggtggccatcttgtatccacctgggggcaggatctttgaccacatgggggcagccatattgtgtgttggagtgatggtcaatctgcatattactcttttattagataggatagaggcctggtgcaggggttggggccagctggtttgccctgaagggtgtcccagatcagggtgggggttcccttggggcgtggggtggcctgagcaaggggcctgcggtggtttgcaggccagccatgccccctggtgacccaagtggaggccctggtatttggaatttatttaccttctacaattgaaactttgtagcctggagcggagccaagccttctctCTCCAagcgtggcggcagccatttctgttgtggttaattcaccttctattgaaactttgtagcctggagtggaggcctgggttggccagagtgtgtggaaagcttggcttcctccattgctggtggcaaccctagcctgctctctccagctctgtgctgtcgccatttctgtttggatttgtttaccttctataattgaaactttttagccttgagtggaggcttaggccaacAAGGGCCAGCGGagatcttggcttcctccat from Eptesicus fuscus isolate TK198812 chromosome 6, DD_ASM_mEF_20220401, whole genome shotgun sequence encodes the following:
- the LOC114231714 gene encoding serine/threonine-protein kinase MARK2-like, which produces MFNAFAAHSANKERCIGDYLLLDTIGKGWFAEVWLARHLLTRAQVVVKAIRRQGISRYFQEVHCFKKLNHPNITKLFEVIATKDKFFLVMEHVSGGDLLEYLENYGQMNEGEARTVFRQVVSAVQYCHQRGIVHRDLKPDNILVDSDMTVKLADFGFSREVSNDKQSTFCGTICYSAPEILQRHTYDGRKTDVWSLGVVLYRMLTGVVPFEGDNFVNVKRQIISGHYHLPHFMSREVKKLLRKLLTVNPSRRPTLEDVMKDPWLNKGQEETLRPYSELPWGDLDPQVTEMMQSLGFKQDDIQESVAQRKFDRVMSTYLILRMMKTKMPGRTIRDPHQEGIQQRLGLLLILPTTMPAELVGLPGAPRGQEERLPSLWVHPSVPT